The genomic region TACAGTTTCATTTTTTAATCAACTAAATTCTTTAATGTCTTTCAGGCCCAACAACCAAGGCAAGCTGCTAGCAAAAGGACCAGAGGAGGAAGGAAGCCTTCATCTATCAGACCTAAAACCAGATCTAAGACTTCATCCCAGCCTGACATGCCATCTGCAAGTGGAGGTTTGAGGAGGTCCACCAGGTCTAGAGCAGCATCTCAGTCCCAACCAGCCACCCCCTATTCTCAGCCCAACTCAACCCATTCCAGGTCCAAGCCCACATCATCCTCTACTAGGCCCAACAGAAAGCCCACTAGAAGCCTTACACAAGAATCATCAGCACCAAAGGAAAAGGGTGCAGCCAGCTCCAGCCAACCAGCCAGGCCAGTCTCCTTTAGTTACAGAATTTCACTGTATGTTTTCCCTAAAAGGCTGAGGCTCATGGCTAAACTTCCACCAAGACTTTGGGAAAAAATTTAGGCTGTTCTAAAAATTTGTCTTTTGTGCTGTAATTAATGTACTGTTGTTTGGTTTGAGATAATGTTTGTgacacttttcttttgattttttaaaaactaGACAACATGGCTTATGATCTTTCTTAGTGAGCAACAGAATTGCAGTAGATTTTTTGAGTATCTTGGACTATATTTTGTTTAGTCTCCATGTAATGGAATTGATGGTATCCACCATTTGGTGTTATTTTCCTATGCTTATTACTGAATTACACTAGACTGTGTTCTGCCTCATATTATGCTGCTTCTGTTTAATGAATTTCCTTAATTGAGTTGATATGTTACAGAGTTGATTAACAGAAGAGTTAAGTCACAATTTTCTTGCTAACAGATAAATTTTCCATTCCAATTAATTGTCAAATTACATGGAGATAATTACACTCACAAAATTAATCAGCAAAATCCTAAACTAAATCCAGATGTTCAGCAAGACCCAATACATCTCAATTTACATAACTCAGACCCAATCAAAGAAATGCAAACTGAACACTAAATTCTCTCCTAATTTCATCAACCATACTTCAATGGCATCACACACGCTACCCCCTCCCTCTGATTGAACCAAATCTGAGACCAGAAGCAAAACAAAACAAGCCATCCAGAAATCCCTAGCACTGCAGCAACCTTGAACTTCCACTCAATGTCCCTCACTTTTGCTTTCAGAGCAGCAACTTTCCTCTTCATCTTTGCAACATGGGGATCCTCACTCTCTGCTTCTGGGTCTGCCCATCGGAAGAAATCACACTCCTCCTGGATCTGCAACAACTCATCAGAGTCAGAGCCCAGAACAAACAATACCTTGCCATCACCCACCTACAGAAACTTAAAACCCTAACCTCATAGTAGACACACCCCCAAAATCGTCGCCCAGGGTTGTTCCTCGTTCCCGAAATCCTAAGCACGGGTCTCTCTCCATGTCCACACACAAGCTCCCTCTTCTACGCAGACGACCGACTCCGGCACGACCGTGAGCTCTCGGTAGCCATGGCTCCACTCACCTTCGCATGCCCTTCCTCCTTCTCTGCTTCGTTGGTTAGGGATGACTTCTCTGATTTAATCCCAACCCTCCCCAAATCACaactttatataaataaataaataaacaaataaattaactttatttattaaacCCTCCAACGGATAGTAACGGCTAAAGGACAAAAGTGTCCAAAAATTTTGTTTTCAGGGGGAAAGAACGATTTTAAAGTGTTTCTGAACATTcaagatgattttaataacaaaaaaatgtcggtgacgaatttgattttcaccccttACCTTAGAAaagatttcagtacttaaccctttataatatctatttatcaaagaattaattattatgttaataaaaatttaattataaaatttaatataatataaaaatttaattaaataatataaaaatctaattaaaaattcctTATGAGGATCTTAAATTAAATCTTTTATCAAACGGCATCAAATGATTCCAGTGAGTAGATTCTAAAATCCTATGATTAAGAAAATGACTTTGACTGGCAGGTATCTTTGTCTCACCTTCAATacccttttcttctctttcttgttcttcttttcttcactgttcattttcctttctaattCTACTGATTTACTCCAACCCACACCATCCCTTCACAATTCTCTGCTACCCTTTTGGAAAAAGTTTCAATTGTTGGTTGTTGAAAGTTCAAACTCTCTGCTATTTAGTCTTCACCCAGCAACCATTCATAGGAACATACAAAGAGTGTAACCAATCACTTCCTCTCTCTGCTTGTGATCAAGGACTGGGTATCTTGGAAAATGCTTTAGGTACTtcaattcaactcaaagttttcTTTTTTGAGCTTGTGACTTGCATATCTGTGTATTCACCTCTTGAGTTTTGTTTGTCTACCATGTTGGTTCATGTATGGAGATTGGAGATACAATAGTGGTTTCTTTAAGCTTTCAGTGTTTGTTGTTACTATTCATATTGCATAGAGTTGTTGAATCTAttctgaatccttgattatcctTATATGTTATATTGAGGAAATAGTTAAGGGTTTCAAACTTTGTTTTGAGCTGAAGCTCATTCAATCATTGTATGGCAAGTGAAAAGGTTCTGATACCATGTTTAAATCCATGGAAGTGAAAGTCTCAATTAACTTGAGAGAAAATGTGAATGATTTCATGATATTTTTGGAGGTACAATGTGATTGCAGCATATGTCCTTTTTATATAGACACAAACACAACCCTATTTTTGATATTATCTCCAATATGAGATTTATATGCTATTTCCATTTTTGACACTTTTCAACATACTTGAATCATAGGCATTGATGTCATTTATCTGTGGCCTTCCTATACTTGAGTGTGTTTATTGTCTTGGGTGTGCTCGTTGGGTTTGGAAGAAATGTCTGTACACTGCAGGCTATGAGAGTGAAAACTGGGGCCTAGCTACTGCTGAAGAATTCGAGCCTGTACCTCGAATCTGCCGGATAATCTTATCGGTTTATGAGGAAGATCTTCGTAACCCCCAATGGGCTCCGCCAGGGGGTTATGGCATGAACCCTGACTGGGTTGTCTTGCGTAAGGATTATGAGGATAATCAAGGTTGTGTTACTCCATACATGATATATCTTGACCATGATCATGCTGAAATTATACTGGCTGTTAGGGGCCTTAATTTAGCAAAGGAAAGTGATTATGCAGTTTTACTTGATAACAAACTGGGGCAGGCTGAGTTTCATGGTGGTTATGTTCATAATGGGTTACTTAAGGCTGCAGGCTGGGTTTTCGATGCGGAGTATGAGGTTCTTCGGGATTTGATAGCGAAGAATCCGACATATATGCTCATATTTGGTGGACACTCCCTAGGGGCAGGGGTGGTAGCATTATTGACATTGCTAGCACTTGATAACCGAGACAAATTGGGGATACAGAGAAACAAGATAAGATGCTTTGCCTTAGCTCCTACTCGGTGCATGTCTCTCAATTTGGCTGTAAGATATGCAGATGTTATCAATTCCGTTGTACTCCAGGTTGGATAGTTTTCTCTGATTTTGATCTTGTTAACATATTCCCTAACTGAACTAGTTGGCATAGTAGTGTTTTAAGTGGACAACATTATCTGTTAAAGTTTACCAACGTATGCACAAATTAGTAATGGCTGAGGTGAAATGGACTTCATATCACATCTATGTTTGCATATGTAGCATGTTTTTGTGTCAGTTTGAGTGTTGAATATAAACAAGTAAGAAAATACATTCTTACAATTCATACAAGTAAACGTATATAGCCTATCTGGAAAAGATATTTTCCCCTCTTAACTTTTACCTTTGAATTTATTAGTTTTGTGCACTAATATTCCATACATGGTTTTATCTGACAAGCAGGATGATTTTTTGCCTCGGACAACTACTGCTCTAGAAGTTCTCTTCAAGTTGCTTTTATGGTAAATTTTGTATGTCTTCCTTACCCTTTCCCCCCAATTAAGGCATCAATGAAAACTATAATTAAGCCGTCAGTGACTTAACTGTGCGAAAACTGAAATGTAAAGAGATTGAATTCAAGATGCATTACATggaataatttgaattttgatacaaATTAGTGAATTTTGCATTCTATATGTACAATTCATCTTTTGCCATTAAGATGAACTAAAAAAGTTTTGAACCCTTTTGTTGGCAGTTTACCTTGTT from Arachis ipaensis cultivar K30076 chromosome B02, Araip1.1, whole genome shotgun sequence harbors:
- the LOC107621371 gene encoding uncharacterized protein LOC107621371; this encodes MSFICGLPILECVYCLGCARWVWKKCLYTAGYESENWGLATAEEFEPVPRICRIILSVYEEDLRNPQWAPPGGYGMNPDWVVLRKDYEDNQGCVTPYMIYLDHDHAEIILAVRGLNLAKESDYAVLLDNKLGQAEFHGGYVHNGLLKAAGWVFDAEYEVLRDLIAKNPTYMLIFGGHSLGAGVVALLTLLALDNRDKLGIQRNKIRCFALAPTRCMSLNLAVRYADVINSVVLQDDFLPRTTTALEVLFKLLLCLPCLLCIMCLKDTCTLEEKMLKDPRRLYAPGRLYHIVERKPLRIGRFPPVVRTAVPVDGRFDHIVLSCNATSDHAIIWIEREAQWALNLMLEKDKQMEIPAEQKMVRQESLAREHSQEYHAALQRAVALDIPQAYSPSSYGTFQEIHDGEDSGGLRRSKGSFLSNKQRTESWNEFVGRLFDVDDSGHMVFKKTNV